The Jiangella alba genome includes the window GTGCCAGCAGGGCACGCCGCTGCGGGTCGACTCCGTGGTCGGCATCGAGCCCTGACACCGCCGCGACCCCACGGGACCCGGGGACGCTAAACGGCCGGGGCGGTCCGCTGTGGACCGCCCCGGCCGTCGGTGTTCGCGCCCCGCGTCAGGCGGCGCGCTGCACCTCGATGCGGGTGGGCGAGGTGCCCGCGTAGACGCCGGACACCGTCACGGTGAGGACGCCGGCGTCGTAGCTCGCGCTGACGGCGCTCGGGTCGGCCGCGACCGGGAGCGCGACGGTGCGGCGGAAGCTGCCGTAACGGACCTCGCGGACCCGGCGGCCGGTGCCGTTCTCGTCGCGGACGTCCTTGCGCTCGCCGCGCACGACCAGCCGGCGCCCCTCGACCTCGACGGTGACGTCGTTCTCCGGGTCGATTCCCGGGAGGTCGAAGCGGGCCACCAGGTCGTCGCCCTCGCGAGCGAGGTCGGCGGCGGGGGCGAAGCCCTTGGTGGAGCCGGCGGTGACGGGCGCGTCCCAGAA containing:
- a CDS encoding Hsp20/alpha crystallin family protein, which codes for MSTTLAPFADVDRLFRTFWDAPVTAGSTKGFAPAADLAREGDDLVARFDLPGIDPENDVTVEVEGRRLVVRGERKDVRDENGTGRRVREVRYGSFRRTVALPVAADPSAVSASYDAGVLTVTVSGVYAGTSPTRIEVQRAA